One segment of Leeia aquatica DNA contains the following:
- the fabD gene encoding ACP S-malonyltransferase, translating to MSLAFVFPGQGSQSVGMMNAFADVAVVRDTFAEASAVLGFDVWQMVADGPKEQLDATINTQPLMLTADVAVYRAWLAQGGAAPSVVAGHSLGEYAALVAAGSLAFADALKLVRLRAEAMQAAVPEGTGAMAAILGLDDTVLQAACDEAAQGEVVAPVNFNSAGQTVIAGNKAAVERACELAKAKGAKRALLLPVSVPSHCALMKPAADRLAAALEQIQINTPAIPVLHNVDVCSHSDAAAIKAALVAQLYSPVRWVETVAALAARPVSVIAECGPGKVLVGLNKRGAPDARHVALVEPAAFAELA from the coding sequence ATGTCTTTGGCGTTTGTGTTTCCCGGTCAAGGCTCCCAGTCGGTGGGCATGATGAATGCCTTTGCTGACGTGGCCGTGGTGCGTGACACCTTTGCAGAAGCCTCCGCCGTGCTCGGCTTTGACGTCTGGCAAATGGTGGCCGATGGTCCCAAGGAACAGCTGGATGCCACCATCAATACCCAGCCGCTGATGCTGACCGCCGATGTGGCGGTATACCGCGCCTGGCTGGCCCAAGGCGGCGCGGCACCCAGCGTGGTGGCCGGGCACAGCCTGGGCGAGTACGCAGCACTGGTAGCGGCGGGCAGTCTGGCATTTGCCGACGCGCTGAAACTGGTACGGCTGCGCGCAGAAGCCATGCAGGCGGCGGTGCCGGAAGGGACCGGCGCGATGGCTGCCATCCTCGGGCTGGACGACACCGTGCTGCAAGCCGCCTGTGACGAAGCGGCACAAGGCGAGGTGGTGGCCCCGGTCAACTTCAATTCGGCAGGCCAGACCGTGATCGCCGGCAACAAGGCGGCTGTCGAACGTGCCTGCGAGCTGGCCAAGGCCAAGGGGGCCAAGCGTGCCCTGCTGCTGCCGGTGTCGGTACCCTCGCACTGCGCGCTGATGAAACCGGCCGCCGACCGTCTGGCGGCTGCACTGGAGCAGATTCAGATCAATACCCCGGCGATTCCGGTGCTGCACAATGTCGACGTGTGCAGCCACAGCGATGCGGCCGCCATCAAGGCCGCGCTGGTGGCACAGCTGTACAGCCCGGTGCGCTGGGTGGAAACCGTGGCGGCGCTGGCCGCTCGTCCGGTAAGCGTGATTGCTGAGTGTGGCCCCGGCAAGGTGCTGGTGGGTCTCAACAAACGGGGTGCGCCGGACGCGCGCCATGTGGCGCTGGTCGAACCGGCGGCTTTTGCCGAGCTGGCCTGA
- the fabG gene encoding 3-oxoacyl-ACP reductase FabG, which translates to MLKDKIALVTGASRGIGRAIALELGRMGATVIGTATSESGAAAISDYLKEAGVTGEGRVLNVSDAAQLDAIVAAIESQHGAITILVNNAGITRDNLLMRMKDSEWDDIMNTNLKPVFQLSRLVMRGMMKARWGRIINIASVVGATGNPGQTNYSAAKAGLMGFSKSLAREVGSRNITVNCVAPGFIETDMTKDLPEAQREALLGQIALGRLGQPEEIAAAVAYLASPAAGYVTGQTLHVNGGMYMG; encoded by the coding sequence ATGCTGAAAGACAAGATTGCGCTGGTCACCGGCGCATCACGCGGGATCGGACGTGCAATTGCACTGGAACTGGGGCGCATGGGCGCCACCGTGATCGGCACCGCGACCAGCGAAAGCGGCGCAGCCGCTATTTCGGACTATCTGAAAGAAGCCGGAGTGACTGGAGAAGGCCGCGTGCTGAACGTGAGCGATGCCGCCCAGCTGGACGCCATTGTGGCGGCCATCGAGAGCCAGCACGGTGCCATCACCATTCTGGTCAACAACGCCGGCATCACCCGCGACAATCTGCTGATGCGGATGAAAGACAGCGAGTGGGACGACATCATGAACACCAACCTCAAGCCGGTATTCCAGCTGTCACGACTGGTGATGCGCGGCATGATGAAGGCCCGCTGGGGCCGTATCATCAATATCGCCTCGGTGGTGGGTGCCACCGGCAACCCGGGGCAGACCAACTATTCCGCCGCCAAGGCCGGTCTGATGGGCTTCAGCAAGTCGCTGGCGCGTGAAGTGGGCAGCCGCAACATCACGGTGAACTGTGTGGCACCCGGTTTCATTGAAACCGACATGACCAAGGATCTGCCCGAAGCGCAGCGCGAAGCCTTGTTGGGACAGATTGCGCTGGGTCGGCTGGGCCAACCGGAAGAAATTGCGGCGGCGGTGGCGTATCTGGCCAGCCCGGCTGCAGGCTATGTCACCGGGCAAACCCTGCACGTGAATGGTGGCATGTATATGGGCTGA
- the acpP gene encoding acyl carrier protein yields MENIEARVKKIVAEQLGVSEAEVKNESSFVDDLGADSLDTVELVMALEEEFECEIPDDQAEKITTVQQAIDYVNANVAK; encoded by the coding sequence ATGGAAAACATCGAAGCGCGTGTTAAAAAGATCGTTGCTGAACAACTCGGCGTGAGCGAAGCGGAAGTCAAGAACGAATCCTCCTTCGTCGACGATCTCGGCGCGGACTCGCTGGACACCGTCGAGCTGGTGATGGCCCTCGAAGAAGAGTTCGAGTGCGAAATCCCGGACGATCAGGCTGAAAAGATCACCACCGTGCAACAGGCGATCGACTACGTTAACGCCAACGTGGCCAAGTAA
- a CDS encoding long-chain-fatty-acid--CoA ligase, which yields MDHIWLKSYPEGIPASIDPSCYPSLVHLMEESFTRYADQAACVCMGHYLSYRELEQYSRQLAAWLQSRGLHRGSRVAVMLPNLLHYPIAVAAILRAGYTVVNVNPLYTPRELAHQLEDSGAEAIILLEHFAHTLQAVVAQTPVKHVLVATLGDMQGLVKGPVVNWVVRHVKKMVPAWSLPGAIPFMQAIRKGAHLPFAAPSLGHDDIAFLQYTGGTTGLSKGAILTHRNVIANVLQNDSWAGPVLRAPGVERLHTVCALPLYHILALTACLLMGMRWGAMNILIPNPRDIPGFIATLRKHRFHFLPGVNTLFNAMLNHPDFAKLDFSSLRITLGGGMAVQQAVSERWQQVTGCPILEGYGLSETAPTVTLNPPFLKTFSGTIGLPIPSTEVRILDDDGRTLPLGEPGEIAIRGPQVMQGYWNRPDETALVMTADGFFRSGDIGVMDEQGFVRVVDRKKDMILVSGFNVYPNEVEGVVAQHPGVLECACVGVPDPHSGEAVKLYVVRRDPELTEELLMAYCREQLTGYKRPRHIEFRDELPKTNVGKILRRKLREERPVEPQPERIAA from the coding sequence ATGGATCACATCTGGCTCAAGTCCTATCCGGAAGGGATTCCGGCAAGCATCGACCCCTCCTGCTATCCCTCCCTGGTTCACCTGATGGAGGAGTCATTTACCCGCTATGCCGACCAGGCCGCCTGTGTCTGCATGGGTCACTACCTCAGCTATCGCGAGTTGGAGCAGTATTCCCGCCAGTTGGCGGCCTGGCTACAGTCACGCGGCCTGCATCGGGGATCCCGGGTGGCGGTGATGCTGCCCAATCTGCTGCACTACCCGATTGCGGTAGCCGCCATCCTGCGCGCTGGTTATACGGTGGTGAACGTCAATCCGCTGTATACCCCGCGTGAGCTGGCACACCAGCTGGAGGATTCCGGCGCTGAGGCCATCATTCTGCTGGAGCATTTTGCGCACACCCTGCAGGCGGTGGTGGCACAGACCCCGGTGAAGCATGTGCTGGTGGCCACGCTGGGCGACATGCAAGGTCTGGTGAAAGGGCCGGTGGTCAACTGGGTGGTCCGCCATGTGAAGAAAATGGTGCCGGCGTGGTCACTGCCGGGCGCCATCCCGTTCATGCAGGCGATCCGAAAAGGGGCGCATTTGCCCTTTGCCGCGCCCAGTCTGGGTCATGATGACATTGCCTTCCTGCAGTACACTGGAGGCACCACCGGCCTGTCCAAGGGCGCAATACTGACCCACCGTAATGTCATTGCCAACGTGCTGCAGAACGACAGCTGGGCCGGCCCGGTGCTGCGTGCGCCCGGCGTGGAGCGGCTGCATACCGTGTGTGCGCTGCCGCTATACCACATCCTGGCACTGACCGCCTGCCTGCTGATGGGCATGCGCTGGGGGGCCATGAACATCCTGATCCCGAACCCGCGCGACATTCCCGGTTTTATCGCCACCTTGCGCAAGCATCGTTTCCATTTTCTGCCGGGGGTGAATACCCTGTTCAACGCCATGCTCAACCATCCGGACTTTGCCAAGCTGGATTTCTCCAGCCTGCGCATTACCCTCGGCGGTGGCATGGCGGTGCAGCAGGCAGTGAGTGAACGCTGGCAGCAGGTCACCGGTTGCCCGATCCTCGAGGGCTATGGCTTGTCGGAAACGGCACCGACGGTCACCCTCAATCCACCGTTTCTCAAAACGTTCTCTGGCACGATTGGCTTGCCGATCCCCTCCACCGAAGTCCGCATCCTGGATGACGATGGTCGTACCTTGCCGCTGGGGGAGCCGGGGGAGATTGCCATCCGTGGCCCGCAGGTGATGCAGGGCTATTGGAACCGGCCTGATGAAACGGCGCTGGTGATGACGGCAGATGGCTTCTTCCGCTCCGGCGACATCGGGGTGATGGACGAGCAGGGCTTCGTCCGCGTGGTGGACCGCAAGAAGGACATGATCCTGGTCTCGGGCTTCAATGTGTACCCCAATGAAGTGGAAGGTGTGGTGGCCCAACACCCGGGCGTGCTGGAGTGCGCCTGCGTTGGCGTGCCAGACCCGCACTCCGGGGAGGCGGTCAAACTCTATGTGGTGCGGCGTGACCCGGAGCTGACTGAGGAGCTGCTGATGGCCTATTGCCGGGAGCAGCTCACCGGCTACAAACGGCCAAGACATATCGAATTCCGGGACGAATTGCCCAAGACCAATGTGGGCAAGATCCTGCGCCGCAAGCTGCGCGAGGAACGTCCGGTGGAACCTCAACCGGAGCGGATCGCCGCCTGA
- the pabC gene encoding aminodeoxychorismate lyase, which produces MTTLSWLNGAAASSIPLDDRGFLYGDGVFRTLRRVAGEVPLWDAHLDKLHRDAEVLGIGMPEASVWQADLQAALAAWGEADAVIKLTLTRGCGPRGYRPPDGIQPNRLLQLSPLPHYPESHYQQGVDVQLSALRLGHQPQLAGIKHLNRLDNVLARQALPTERFFEGILLDQEGWVVEGIQSNLIVRLDGELLTPALRRCGVAGLTRDRWIEASRNSRQPLKCADLTLEMVLAADRMWLCNSLIGVMPVRELHLTQQVKQFAVEALNCP; this is translated from the coding sequence ATGACCACGCTCAGCTGGCTCAATGGTGCCGCCGCCAGCAGCATTCCGCTGGATGACCGTGGCTTCCTTTATGGCGATGGTGTGTTCCGCACCTTGCGGCGGGTGGCGGGCGAGGTACCGCTGTGGGATGCGCACCTCGACAAGCTGCACCGCGATGCCGAGGTGCTCGGCATCGGCATGCCGGAAGCCAGTGTGTGGCAGGCAGACCTGCAGGCCGCGCTGGCAGCATGGGGCGAGGCAGACGCGGTGATCAAGCTGACGCTGACCCGGGGGTGCGGCCCGCGTGGCTACCGCCCGCCGGATGGCATTCAGCCCAACCGCCTGCTGCAACTCAGCCCCTTGCCCCACTACCCGGAAAGCCACTACCAGCAGGGGGTGGACGTACAGCTGAGCGCGTTGCGGCTGGGCCACCAGCCGCAACTGGCCGGGATCAAACACCTGAACCGGCTGGATAATGTGCTGGCCCGCCAGGCCCTGCCGACCGAGCGCTTTTTTGAGGGCATTCTGCTGGATCAGGAGGGCTGGGTGGTGGAAGGCATCCAGAGCAACCTGATTGTGCGACTGGATGGCGAGCTGCTGACCCCAGCCTTGCGCCGCTGCGGGGTCGCCGGGCTGACCCGCGATCGCTGGATTGAGGCGTCGCGCAACAGTCGCCAGCCTTTGAAATGTGCCGACCTCACGCTGGAGATGGTGCTGGCGGCAGATCGCATGTGGCTATGCAACAGCCTGATCGGGGTGATGCCGGTACGAGAATTGCACCTCACACAACAGGTCAAGCAGTTTGCGGTGGAAGCGTTAAACTGCCCCTGA
- a CDS encoding DUF3617 domain-containing protein encodes MLRALLILLGLLPALAWAEDTAAPLQAGLWEISTVTSHSLIGKRPKSVQRCLEEAQLQQWRSDLHRLLGDQKQQCETSQFKQEGNRASWQARCEGKIPAKGAAWLVFDDSTHYHGEATAQSLNGWPPGTFLSVFTAQRLGDCPAP; translated from the coding sequence ATGTTGCGAGCGCTCCTCATCCTGCTCGGGCTGCTGCCAGCCTTGGCTTGGGCCGAGGACACCGCCGCGCCACTGCAGGCGGGCCTGTGGGAAATCTCGACCGTGACCAGCCACAGCCTGATCGGCAAGCGGCCCAAATCGGTGCAACGCTGTCTGGAAGAAGCTCAGCTGCAACAGTGGCGCAGTGATCTGCATCGTTTGCTGGGTGACCAGAAGCAGCAGTGTGAAACCAGCCAGTTCAAGCAAGAAGGCAATCGCGCCAGCTGGCAGGCGCGCTGTGAGGGCAAGATTCCGGCCAAAGGCGCCGCCTGGCTGGTGTTTGATGACTCTACCCATTACCACGGTGAAGCCACGGCGCAGAGCCTCAATGGCTGGCCACCGGGTACCTTTCTCTCGGTATTTACCGCGCAGCGGCTGGGTGACTGCCCTGCGCCCTGA
- a CDS encoding beta-ketoacyl-ACP synthase III, translating into MMYAKITGTGSYLPAKVLYNADLEKMVDTSDEWIVTRSGIRQRHIAAEGELTSDLAFEACLRALESAGVAAEEIDLIVVATTTPDQIFPSVATILQNRLGAFGGVAFDIQAVCAGFVYAVATAEKFIRSGSSKKALVVGADTFSRIIDWTDRTTCVLFGDGAGAVVLEASETPGILSSQLKADGRHKHLLEVPGQASSGQINGHPFVRMDGQGVFKFAVKSLGEMADQVLREQDLTAADLKWLIPHQANIRILEATAKKLGLPMSQVVTTVDRHGNTSAASIPLAMDEAARDGRLQAGDLVMLEGIGGGFAWGAVLLRW; encoded by the coding sequence CTGATGTACGCCAAGATTACCGGTACCGGCAGCTATCTGCCGGCCAAAGTGCTGTACAACGCAGATCTGGAAAAGATGGTGGATACCAGCGATGAGTGGATTGTCACTCGCTCCGGTATCCGTCAGCGTCACATTGCCGCCGAAGGTGAGCTGACCAGTGATCTGGCCTTTGAAGCCTGCCTGCGTGCGCTGGAATCGGCGGGTGTCGCAGCGGAAGAGATTGATCTGATCGTGGTGGCCACCACCACACCAGACCAGATTTTCCCCAGTGTGGCCACTATCTTGCAAAACCGGCTGGGTGCTTTTGGCGGGGTCGCTTTTGACATTCAGGCGGTCTGTGCCGGTTTTGTCTATGCGGTTGCAACTGCCGAGAAGTTCATCCGTAGTGGCAGCTCGAAAAAAGCTTTGGTGGTCGGAGCCGATACCTTCTCCCGCATCATCGACTGGACGGACCGCACCACCTGCGTGCTGTTCGGCGATGGTGCTGGTGCCGTGGTGCTGGAAGCCAGCGAGACGCCGGGCATCCTCAGCTCGCAGCTGAAGGCCGATGGACGCCACAAGCACCTGCTGGAAGTGCCGGGTCAGGCCAGCAGTGGTCAGATCAACGGCCACCCTTTTGTCCGCATGGACGGGCAGGGCGTGTTCAAGTTTGCGGTGAAGTCGCTGGGTGAGATGGCCGACCAGGTGCTGCGCGAGCAGGACCTGACGGCAGCCGATCTCAAGTGGCTGATCCCGCACCAGGCCAATATCCGTATTTTGGAAGCCACCGCCAAAAAGCTGGGCCTGCCGATGTCGCAGGTGGTGACCACAGTCGATCGCCATGGCAATACCTCGGCAGCCTCCATTCCGCTGGCGATGGACGAAGCCGCGCGTGATGGTCGCCTGCAAGCCGGTGATCTGGTGATGCTGGAAGGCATCGGCGGCGGCTTTGCCTGGGGCGCGGTTCTGCTGCGCTGGTAA
- a CDS encoding winged helix-turn-helix transcriptional regulator: protein MHKADLGGQHCPIAQTLEQVGEWWSLLIVRNLFCGMSRFDALQQHLGISSNILAARLKRLTTLQIVQREADPQDGRAWHYRLTEKGQALAPLLAAMVDWGEAWMPHPKGRRIRLIERQSRQVVRPVQIFSQAGVPLAATELDFEPGPAADASARALAEAARTRR from the coding sequence ATGCACAAGGCTGACCTTGGCGGGCAGCATTGCCCGATCGCCCAGACGCTGGAGCAGGTGGGGGAATGGTGGTCCCTGCTGATCGTTCGCAACCTGTTTTGCGGCATGAGTCGCTTTGATGCCCTGCAGCAGCATCTGGGGATCAGCAGCAATATTCTGGCAGCCCGCCTGAAGCGACTAACCACGCTGCAGATTGTCCAGCGTGAGGCCGACCCGCAGGACGGGCGAGCATGGCACTACCGTTTGACGGAAAAAGGCCAGGCGCTGGCCCCCTTGCTGGCGGCCATGGTGGACTGGGGGGAGGCATGGATGCCTCACCCGAAAGGTCGCAGGATACGTTTGATTGAGCGGCAGAGCCGCCAAGTGGTACGCCCTGTGCAGATCTTCTCACAGGCCGGTGTGCCGCTGGCGGCCACCGAACTGGATTTTGAGCCGGGCCCGGCAGCAGATGCGTCTGCACGGGCGCTGGCTGAAGCGGCCCGCACGCGCCGCTGA
- the plsX gene encoding phosphate acyltransferase PlsX, with amino-acid sequence MNITIAVDAMGGDHGCRVTIAAVLRFLQQHPAIHVILVGMPDAMSAELRRHKDVPTDRLSLEPATEVVGMDESPQSALKNKKQSSMRIAINMVKEGRAQACVSAGNTGALMATSRFVLKMLPGVDRPAIAKLMPNMQGNSVVLDLGANIDSEPLHLLQFGVMGAMLASALLNKPEPTVGLLNVGTEDIKGTATIKEAAALLRDSGLNFHGYVEGDDIFKGTTDVVVTDGFAGNISLKTSEGVAKMIAAALKESFNRNWLTKLLGLLALPALSSFRRRMDPRRYNGASLIGLRGTVVKSHGGADALAFRYALEQALLEVEHNVIAHISGKMAEFQPTASGDAAAREAS; translated from the coding sequence ATGAATATCACCATTGCCGTTGACGCCATGGGTGGCGATCACGGTTGTCGGGTTACGATCGCCGCAGTTCTGCGCTTTCTGCAGCAACATCCTGCTATCCACGTGATTCTGGTAGGCATGCCGGACGCCATGTCGGCTGAATTGCGCCGTCACAAGGATGTGCCGACCGACCGCCTGTCACTCGAACCCGCCACCGAAGTGGTGGGCATGGACGAATCGCCACAGTCTGCGCTGAAGAACAAGAAACAGTCCTCGATGCGCATCGCCATCAATATGGTGAAGGAAGGGCGCGCCCAGGCCTGTGTTTCTGCCGGTAATACCGGCGCGCTGATGGCCACCAGCCGCTTTGTGCTGAAGATGCTGCCGGGGGTGGATCGACCGGCCATCGCCAAGCTGATGCCCAATATGCAGGGCAACAGTGTGGTGCTGGATCTGGGTGCCAATATTGATTCCGAGCCCCTGCACCTACTGCAGTTCGGCGTGATGGGGGCCATGCTGGCCTCCGCCTTGCTGAACAAGCCCGAGCCGACGGTAGGCCTGCTCAATGTGGGCACCGAGGACATCAAGGGCACGGCCACCATCAAGGAAGCGGCTGCGCTGCTGCGTGACAGTGGCCTGAATTTCCATGGTTACGTGGAAGGTGATGACATCTTCAAAGGCACCACCGATGTGGTGGTCACCGATGGCTTTGCCGGCAATATCTCGCTGAAGACTTCGGAAGGCGTGGCCAAAATGATTGCCGCGGCCTTGAAAGAGTCGTTCAACCGTAACTGGCTGACCAAGCTGCTGGGCCTCTTGGCTCTGCCTGCGCTGTCTTCCTTCCGCCGCCGTATGGACCCGCGTCGTTACAACGGCGCCAGCCTGATCGGTCTGCGCGGCACGGTAGTGAAAAGCCACGGTGGCGCAGACGCTTTGGCGTTCCGCTATGCGCTGGAGCAGGCGTTGCTGGAAGTGGAACATAACGTCATCGCCCACATTTCTGGCAAAATGGCAGAATTTCAACCGACTGCCAGCGGTGACGCGGCAGCCCGTGAGGCCTCCTGA
- the fabF gene encoding beta-ketoacyl-ACP synthase II produces MSKRRVVVTGLGLLAPNGNDVATGWANILAGKSGIARISRFETSDLACQIAGEVKNFDPTQYISAKDARRMDLFIQYGIAAALQAVSDAGLDDAGIDPTRIGVNIGSGIGGLTLIEETDGLLREQGPRKVSPFFIPGSIINMVSGQVSIMKGYKGPSYGIVSACTTGAHCIGDSARIIAYGDADVMVAGGTEAAVTRLGMAGFAAARALSTRNDDPEAASRPWDMGRDGFVMGEGAGVLILEEYEHAKKRGARIYAELAGFGMSSDAHHMTAPCEDGEGAARGMQNALRDAGINIDEVNYLNAHGTSTPLGDIAETIAIKRCFGDHAAKLAVNSTKSMTGHLLGGAGGIEAVYSTLALHHQVSPPTINLHDQDPECDLDYVPNEAREMKIDVALSNSFGFGGTNGTLVFRRV; encoded by the coding sequence TTGTCCAAGCGCAGAGTGGTAGTTACCGGGCTGGGTTTGCTGGCCCCGAACGGCAATGATGTCGCAACCGGCTGGGCCAATATCCTGGCAGGCAAGAGCGGCATTGCCCGTATTTCCCGTTTTGAAACCAGTGATCTGGCCTGCCAGATTGCCGGTGAAGTCAAAAATTTCGACCCGACCCAGTACATCTCGGCCAAGGATGCGCGCCGGATGGACTTGTTCATCCAGTATGGCATTGCTGCCGCCCTGCAGGCGGTGAGTGACGCCGGGCTGGACGACGCTGGCATTGACCCGACTCGTATCGGTGTCAATATCGGCTCCGGGATCGGCGGTCTGACCCTGATCGAAGAAACCGATGGCTTGCTGCGTGAACAAGGTCCGCGCAAGGTATCGCCGTTCTTCATCCCCGGCTCCATCATCAATATGGTGTCTGGTCAGGTGTCGATCATGAAGGGCTACAAAGGCCCGAGCTACGGCATCGTATCGGCCTGTACTACTGGCGCCCACTGCATCGGCGATTCGGCACGCATCATCGCCTATGGCGATGCGGACGTGATGGTGGCGGGCGGGACCGAAGCGGCGGTGACCCGCCTTGGCATGGCCGGCTTTGCTGCCGCCCGTGCACTCTCCACCCGCAATGATGATCCGGAAGCCGCTTCCCGACCGTGGGACATGGGCCGTGACGGCTTTGTGATGGGTGAGGGCGCGGGTGTCCTGATTCTGGAAGAGTACGAGCACGCCAAGAAGCGTGGTGCCCGTATTTACGCCGAGCTGGCCGGTTTTGGCATGAGCTCGGATGCGCACCACATGACGGCACCATGTGAAGACGGCGAAGGTGCGGCGCGCGGCATGCAGAATGCACTGCGCGATGCGGGCATCAATATCGATGAAGTGAACTACCTGAATGCCCACGGCACCTCCACCCCGCTGGGTGACATTGCCGAAACCATCGCCATCAAGCGCTGTTTTGGCGATCATGCGGCCAAGCTGGCGGTGAACTCCACCAAGTCGATGACCGGTCACCTGCTGGGTGGCGCGGGCGGGATTGAAGCGGTGTACTCTACCCTGGCCTTGCATCATCAGGTCAGCCCGCCGACCATCAATCTGCATGATCAGGACCCGGAGTGTGATCTCGACTACGTGCCGAACGAGGCGCGTGAGATGAAGATCGACGTGGCACTGTCCAATTCCTTTGGCTTTGGCGGTACCAACGGTACCCTGGTGTTCCGCCGCGTTTGA
- a CDS encoding aminodeoxychorismate synthase component I, with the protein MSRTRIHPLDIVPDLFLLAARNPAQFPVLLQSSGPEGWDILLACPQPVALSSPDALFTVLDAAWRAEQQPVDPDLAELPFRGGWFVYCGYELLHEIEPTVPRFPATPDFPQACLLRVPAAILHRRDRNQSMLLLEDDAAHLLPQLLAACHDASPLPPWPPARVTALNEEDPAVYLRNIQRVKQYIHEGDVFQVNLSRRWAAEVADGFDPRALYRQLREVNPAPFSGLACLPDGEGQAWVVSASPERLLRVSHQAGERRAETRPIAGTHPRSTDPDEDAALKARLLASRKERAEHIMLVDLERNDLGRVCKPGSVKVDELMAVASYAFVHHIESNVHGNLRDDISPAQAIRALFPGGTITGCPKVRTMQIVRELETSPRYAYTGSMGFVNRDGSLDMNILIRSFMYAPHRADGALLFRAGGGIVADSDPERELNETRAKVRGLLRALGIQQ; encoded by the coding sequence ATGAGCCGCACACGCATCCACCCCCTTGATATCGTCCCCGACCTGTTCCTGTTGGCCGCCCGCAATCCGGCGCAGTTCCCGGTACTGCTGCAATCCAGCGGCCCGGAAGGCTGGGATATTCTGCTGGCCTGCCCGCAGCCGGTTGCGCTGAGCAGCCCGGATGCGCTGTTCACCGTGCTGGATGCAGCGTGGCGTGCCGAGCAGCAGCCGGTGGACCCGGACCTGGCCGAGTTGCCGTTCCGTGGTGGCTGGTTTGTCTACTGTGGCTACGAGCTGCTGCACGAGATTGAACCGACCGTGCCACGCTTCCCCGCCACGCCGGATTTCCCGCAGGCATGTCTGCTGCGGGTGCCCGCCGCCATCCTGCACCGGCGCGACCGCAACCAGTCCATGCTGCTGCTGGAGGATGACGCCGCCCACCTGCTGCCGCAGTTGCTGGCTGCCTGCCACGATGCATCGCCCTTGCCACCGTGGCCGCCCGCCCGCGTGACCGCCTTGAACGAGGAAGACCCGGCGGTGTATCTGCGCAATATCCAGCGGGTGAAGCAATACATCCACGAGGGTGATGTCTTTCAGGTCAACCTGTCACGCCGCTGGGCCGCTGAGGTGGCCGACGGTTTTGACCCGCGCGCCTTGTACCGTCAGTTGCGTGAGGTGAACCCGGCCCCGTTCTCCGGGCTTGCTTGCCTGCCGGATGGGGAAGGGCAGGCCTGGGTGGTGTCGGCTTCGCCGGAGCGTTTGCTGCGCGTCTCGCACCAGGCAGGCGAGCGCCGTGCGGAAACGCGGCCGATTGCCGGTACCCACCCCCGTTCGACCGATCCGGATGAGGATGCCGCGCTGAAGGCCCGCCTGCTGGCCAGCCGCAAGGAGCGCGCCGAGCACATCATGCTGGTTGATCTGGAGCGCAATGACCTCGGGAGGGTGTGCAAGCCGGGCAGCGTGAAGGTGGATGAGCTGATGGCGGTGGCCAGCTACGCCTTTGTGCACCATATCGAATCCAATGTGCATGGCAATCTGCGTGACGACATCAGCCCGGCGCAAGCCATCCGGGCGCTGTTCCCTGGCGGCACCATCACCGGCTGCCCCAAGGTACGCACCATGCAGATCGTGCGTGAACTGGAAACTTCGCCGCGTTACGCCTATACCGGCAGTATGGGATTTGTGAACCGGGACGGCTCGCTGGACATGAACATCCTGATCCGCAGCTTCATGTATGCGCCACACCGAGCGGATGGGGCGCTATTGTTTCGCGCGGGCGGCGGCATTGTGGCGGACTCCGACCCCGAGCGCGAGCTGAACGAAACCCGCGCCAAGGTACGCGGTTTGCTGCGTGCGCTGGGTATCCAGCAATGA
- the rpmF gene encoding 50S ribosomal protein L32 codes for MAVQQNKKSPSKRGMHRAHDFLTTPPLAVEPVSGEVHLRHHVSPNGYYRGRKVLKTKGE; via the coding sequence ATGGCCGTTCAACAGAACAAAAAATCCCCGTCCAAGCGTGGCATGCACCGCGCCCACGACTTTCTGACCACCCCGCCGCTGGCTGTTGAGCCGGTGTCCGGTGAAGTGCACCTGCGTCACCACGTCAGCCCGAACGGCTACTACCGTGGCCGCAAGGTCCTGAAGACCAAGGGCGAGTAA